Proteins from a single region of Chryseobacterium sp. T16E-39:
- a CDS encoding citrate synthase, whose amino-acid sequence MSDNKVILNYDGNSYEYPIVDSTIGDRGIDISKLRDQTGLITLDLGYKNTGATISDITYLDGDQGELLYRGYPIEQIAEKSNFTEVMYLLLHGELPNKDQYGSFENNIKKYNFIADEMKKIIDVFPRSAHPMGVLSSLTSALTAFNPKAVNVNSKEEMDHAAELMIAKFSHLCAWTYRKTQGLPINHGDNSLNYVENFYKMAFRLPNEQFEVDPVVVGALDKLLILHADHEQNCSTSTVRMVGSAHTGLFASISAGVSALWGPLHGGANQAVIEMLELIEKDGGDVSKYVAKAKDKNDSFRLMGFGHRVYKNFDPRAKIIKKAADDILNALGIQDKALDIAMQLERVALEDEYFIERKLYPNVDFYSGIIYRALGIPTEMFTVMFALGRLPGWISQWKEMRLKGDPIGRPRQVYQGAQQRDYIDMVNR is encoded by the coding sequence ATGTCAGACAACAAAGTTATATTGAATTACGACGGTAATTCGTATGAATATCCTATCGTGGATAGTACTATCGGAGACAGAGGGATAGATATTTCAAAATTAAGAGACCAAACCGGTCTGATTACCCTGGATTTAGGTTATAAAAACACAGGAGCTACAATAAGCGACATCACTTACTTAGACGGAGACCAAGGAGAATTACTTTACAGAGGATATCCAATCGAGCAGATTGCTGAAAAATCTAATTTTACTGAAGTAATGTATCTTTTGTTACATGGAGAATTACCTAATAAAGATCAATACGGTTCTTTCGAAAATAATATTAAAAAATATAACTTCATCGCGGATGAAATGAAAAAGATCATTGATGTTTTTCCTCGTTCTGCTCACCCTATGGGAGTTTTATCTTCTTTAACTTCTGCATTAACTGCCTTTAACCCTAAAGCTGTTAACGTAAACTCTAAAGAAGAAATGGATCATGCTGCTGAATTGATGATTGCTAAATTCTCTCACCTTTGTGCTTGGACTTACAGAAAAACTCAGGGATTACCTATTAATCATGGTGACAATAGCCTGAACTACGTAGAGAACTTCTATAAAATGGCTTTCAGACTACCAAACGAACAGTTTGAAGTAGATCCAGTAGTTGTAGGTGCTTTAGATAAATTATTGATCTTACATGCTGATCACGAGCAAAACTGTTCTACTTCTACAGTAAGAATGGTAGGTTCTGCACATACAGGACTTTTTGCTTCTATTTCTGCAGGTGTTTCTGCACTTTGGGGACCTCTTCACGGTGGAGCTAACCAGGCAGTAATCGAAATGCTTGAATTAATTGAAAAAGACGGTGGTGACGTATCTAAATATGTTGCTAAAGCTAAAGATAAAAATGATAGCTTCCGTTTAATGGGATTCGGACACAGAGTTTACAAAAACTTCGACCCAAGAGCAAAAATTATCAAAAAAGCTGCTGATGATATCCTTAACGCATTAGGAATTCAGGATAAAGCTCTTGATATTGCTATGCAGTTAGAAAGAGTAGCTCTTGAAGATGAATACTTCATCGAAAGAAAATTATATCCAAACGTAGATTTCTACTCAGGAATCATCTACAGAGCGTTAGGAATTCCTACAGAAATGTTTACAGTAATGTTTGCATTAGGAAGACTTCCAGGATGGATTTCTCAGTGGAAAGAAATGAGATTGAAAGGAGATCCAATCGGAAGACCAAGACAAGTATATCAAGGAGCTCAACAAAGAGACTATATCGATATGGTAAACAGATAA
- a CDS encoding sensor histidine kinase, whose protein sequence is MLPEEIKQTYIIAIIVMMLFVGFIIFVVLLYNRKQLLYLREKQLREAEYQNKLLQKELEKQKSIEQERERISHDMHDDLGAGISALKLQAEFLKQKAEDGDLKNDIDELLKTSEEMNVSMREMLWNLNSGNDTVGNFVSYSKIYAENFLKKASVKLSIRDQDVISHTPVSAELRRNMFLCLKESLNNTYKHSQANLIEISFLQNNGEFTMEISDNGIGISKEMPEGNGLRNMRRRMKELNGEFQIISLEKGTLLVFKVWI, encoded by the coding sequence ATGTTACCAGAAGAAATAAAGCAGACCTACATTATAGCAATTATTGTTATGATGTTGTTCGTTGGATTTATCATTTTTGTTGTCCTGTTATACAACAGAAAACAACTCTTATACCTCAGGGAAAAACAACTCAGAGAAGCTGAATACCAAAATAAGTTGCTTCAAAAAGAACTTGAAAAACAAAAATCAATAGAACAGGAAAGGGAAAGAATCTCACATGATATGCATGATGACTTAGGGGCGGGAATTTCAGCACTGAAACTACAGGCAGAATTTCTAAAACAAAAAGCAGAGGATGGGGATTTAAAAAATGATATCGACGAGCTCCTGAAAACCTCAGAAGAAATGAATGTTTCAATGCGCGAAATGCTTTGGAATCTGAATTCTGGAAATGATACTGTAGGAAATTTTGTAAGTTATTCAAAGATATATGCTGAAAATTTTCTAAAAAAGGCATCCGTAAAACTTAGTATAAGAGATCAGGATGTCATTAGCCATACGCCGGTATCTGCTGAACTAAGGAGAAATATGTTTTTGTGTTTAAAAGAATCTCTGAACAATACTTACAAACACAGTCAGGCCAATCTGATTGAGATTTCATTCTTACAAAATAATGGTGAATTCACCATGGAAATTTCAGACAATGGAATTGGAATTAGTAAAGAAATGCCCGAAGGCAACGGACTCCGGAATATGAGAAGAAGGATGAAAGAACTTAATGGTGAATTTCAAATTATTTCCCTGGAAAAAGGAACTCTTTTAGTTTTTAAAGTATGGATCTAG
- a CDS encoding TonB-dependent receptor domain-containing protein, whose protein sequence is MTLRLWTLIMLLFLSFFVNAQKVITGKILDSETKTHLANVEIALFNKLSNQPVQKKITDSLGQFRFEIVGDESFILVQKEGYETRKLDQLDGISLIEMTPLGKVIEEVVLESSSRNVKLSDGNMVMNVANNKNFKTSTHILEVLRKTPGVTVDQEDGIFIGGRISPTIFVDGKPLVMSTQEIQAYLRSLSPEMVESIEVNTNPSSKYDAEFKGIIDIRLKKNGNLGWKGNYNGTVSINKFNYRENSINISYNTEKVAYQMQLGYNEGVSTYRYNALQRLANTNVMRTNTYQKDAGKVLTVQTGIDYRLNDKNRLGFSLRGNFRNNDRMRTGSLYTTNKDGTQLVFNTGSENPIDYNQNNYGIGTDYSFINKNFKLNFLGNYLLVNNKQKDDFINRDIPTSELLSYWKSDLLNKINVYTAQIDITQKVHNANFEIGVKYSNTNTNNNIRYDTLSVNNQFIFDPTRSNVFSYKEQVLAGYLAYNQKFNKLQINAGIRVENTKSISDAVSSNSVVTRNYLEWLPSLNASYEIDKSNEFSVSYSRRITRPAFSQLNPFRFYFSPLNYWIGNPYLQPSFTSQVKATYRYKNWVASLAVGKETDVMVRYPKYDPKTNVLEYLGTNLPYRKFASIELNFPVKITKWWNVSTQIAGYYNDEFRPYFDEVFALKVYNYELRFNQVFSLPKGYTVNFFANYESKTGNSLYIIKSRYNIDISLQKSWFENKLNTKISYNNIFDSYDQKVEFRHKQIMDNRFTHWWDSQRLVLAVTYNFGGSKYQVKEIQRSEEEGRTR, encoded by the coding sequence ATGACCCTTAGACTGTGGACTTTAATCATGTTATTGTTTTTGTCATTTTTTGTCAATGCCCAAAAAGTTATTACGGGTAAAATTTTGGATTCCGAGACAAAAACACATCTTGCCAATGTTGAAATTGCACTTTTCAATAAACTGAGTAATCAGCCTGTTCAAAAAAAGATAACGGATTCACTCGGGCAATTTCGGTTTGAAATAGTAGGAGATGAATCCTTTATTCTTGTACAGAAAGAAGGTTATGAAACCAGAAAACTGGATCAATTGGATGGAATTTCCTTAATCGAAATGACCCCTTTAGGTAAGGTCATTGAAGAGGTAGTCTTAGAATCCTCCTCCCGGAATGTAAAACTGAGTGATGGAAATATGGTAATGAATGTTGCCAACAATAAAAATTTTAAGACTTCAACTCATATTCTTGAAGTGCTCAGGAAAACACCGGGTGTAACTGTTGACCAGGAAGATGGTATTTTCATTGGAGGTAGAATAAGTCCTACTATTTTTGTAGACGGAAAACCTCTTGTGATGAGTACTCAGGAAATTCAGGCTTACTTAAGGTCTTTATCTCCGGAAATGGTTGAATCTATTGAAGTTAATACAAACCCTTCTTCTAAATATGACGCAGAATTTAAAGGAATAATTGATATCAGGCTGAAAAAAAATGGGAATCTTGGCTGGAAAGGAAATTATAATGGAACTGTTTCTATTAATAAATTCAATTACAGGGAAAATTCAATTAATATCTCATACAATACCGAAAAGGTTGCGTATCAAATGCAGCTGGGATACAACGAAGGGGTTTCGACGTATCGCTACAATGCTTTGCAGCGGCTTGCCAATACGAATGTGATGAGAACGAATACCTATCAAAAAGATGCTGGAAAAGTTCTTACTGTTCAGACAGGAATTGACTACCGGTTAAATGATAAAAACAGGCTGGGATTTTCTTTGAGGGGAAATTTTAGAAATAATGACCGTATGAGAACCGGATCTTTATATACGACCAATAAAGATGGAACACAATTAGTTTTCAATACAGGGAGTGAAAATCCGATAGATTATAACCAGAATAATTACGGAATTGGAACAGATTATTCTTTTATCAATAAAAACTTTAAGCTTAATTTCCTGGGAAATTATCTTTTAGTAAACAATAAACAGAAGGATGATTTTATTAATAGAGACATTCCTACTTCTGAGTTATTATCCTATTGGAAATCCGATTTACTCAATAAAATAAATGTCTATACTGCCCAAATTGATATCACTCAAAAAGTACATAATGCCAATTTTGAAATAGGGGTAAAATACAGTAATACAAATACCAATAACAATATCAGATACGATACACTATCTGTTAATAATCAATTTATTTTTGATCCTACCCGAAGTAATGTGTTTTCATATAAAGAGCAGGTACTGGCAGGATATTTGGCTTACAATCAGAAATTCAACAAACTCCAGATTAATGCCGGGATCAGGGTTGAAAATACAAAAAGTATTTCAGATGCAGTCAGTTCGAATTCCGTTGTAACAAGAAATTATCTGGAATGGCTCCCCTCCTTAAATGCAAGCTACGAAATAGATAAATCTAATGAATTTTCTGTTTCTTATAGCAGAAGAATTACCAGACCTGCTTTCTCTCAACTTAATCCTTTCAGGTTTTATTTTAGTCCATTGAATTACTGGATCGGAAATCCATACCTGCAGCCTTCATTTACCAGTCAGGTTAAAGCAACCTATCGGTATAAAAACTGGGTGGCGAGTCTGGCAGTTGGAAAAGAAACGGATGTTATGGTAAGATATCCAAAATACGATCCCAAGACTAATGTTTTAGAATATCTTGGAACAAATTTGCCTTATCGGAAATTCGCGAGTATAGAGTTGAACTTTCCCGTTAAAATTACAAAATGGTGGAATGTAAGCACTCAGATAGCGGGGTATTATAATGATGAATTTCGGCCTTATTTTGATGAAGTATTTGCTTTAAAGGTTTATAATTATGAGCTAAGATTCAATCAGGTATTTTCTTTACCGAAAGGATACACTGTAAATTTTTTTGCTAATTATGAATCTAAAACCGGAAACAGTCTTTATATTATCAAATCCAGATACAACATAGATATTTCATTACAAAAATCATGGTTTGAAAATAAGCTGAACACCAAGATCAGCTATAACAATATTTTTGACTCTTATGATCAGAAGGTAGAGTTCCGGCATAAACAGATTATGGATAATCGATTTACCCATTGGTGGGATAGTCAGAGATTGGTTTTGGCAGTAACCTATAATTTCGGAGGCTCAAAATATCAAGTGAAGGAAATTCAGAGGTCGGAGGAAGAGGGTAGAACAAGATAA
- the eno gene encoding phosphopyruvate hydratase — protein MSYISYIEARQILDSRGNPTVEVDVFTESGAMGRAAVPSGASTGEHEAVELRDGGSEYLGKGVLKAVENVREVIAPELVGLPVYDQNLLDQIMIDLDGTKNKGNLGANAILGVSLAAAKAAATELRMPLYKYVGGVNANTLPVPMMNVINGGSHSDAPIAFQEFMIMPVKADSFSHALRKGTEIFHSLKSILHSRGLSTAVGDEGGFAPTFKGTEDALDTLLQAIEKAGYKPGDDIMLALDCAASEFYKDGIYDYRKFQTPDAAQFTSSEQVSYLAELAAKYPIISIEDGMQENDWDGWKMLTDKIGDRVQLVGDDLFVTNVERLSRGVKEGIANSILVKVNQIGSLSETMDAVQMAQHNKFTSVMSHRSGETEDSTIADLAVAMNCGQIKTGSASRSDRMAKYNQLLRIEEALGETAIFPGLEAFKIKR, from the coding sequence ATGAGTTACATTTCTTACATTGAAGCGAGGCAAATTTTAGATTCGAGAGGGAATCCTACAGTTGAAGTAGATGTATTCACGGAGAGTGGTGCAATGGGGCGTGCCGCGGTACCTTCCGGAGCTTCTACAGGTGAACATGAAGCAGTAGAATTGCGTGATGGTGGTTCTGAATATTTGGGGAAGGGTGTCCTTAAAGCTGTTGAAAATGTAAGAGAAGTAATTGCTCCTGAATTAGTAGGTCTTCCGGTTTATGATCAGAATCTTTTGGATCAGATCATGATTGACCTTGATGGGACTAAAAACAAAGGAAATCTTGGGGCAAATGCTATCCTTGGAGTTTCTTTAGCCGCTGCAAAAGCAGCCGCAACAGAATTGAGAATGCCTTTATATAAATATGTTGGTGGAGTAAATGCTAATACTCTTCCTGTTCCTATGATGAACGTAATTAATGGTGGGTCTCACTCAGATGCGCCAATTGCATTTCAGGAATTTATGATTATGCCGGTAAAAGCAGATTCTTTTTCTCATGCATTGAGAAAAGGAACTGAGATTTTCCATAGCTTAAAATCTATTCTGCATTCAAGAGGTTTATCTACCGCTGTGGGTGATGAAGGAGGTTTTGCGCCTACTTTCAAAGGAACTGAAGATGCTTTGGATACATTGCTTCAGGCTATTGAAAAAGCAGGTTACAAACCAGGTGATGATATTATGTTAGCATTAGACTGTGCCGCTTCAGAATTCTACAAAGATGGAATTTATGATTACAGAAAATTCCAGACTCCGGATGCAGCTCAGTTTACAAGCAGCGAGCAGGTTTCTTATCTTGCTGAATTAGCAGCTAAATATCCGATCATTTCTATTGAAGATGGAATGCAGGAAAATGACTGGGACGGTTGGAAAATGTTAACCGATAAGATCGGAGACAGAGTTCAGTTAGTTGGAGATGATTTATTTGTAACCAATGTTGAAAGATTATCAAGAGGTGTTAAAGAAGGAATTGCAAACTCTATCCTTGTTAAAGTAAACCAGATTGGTTCTCTTTCTGAAACAATGGATGCTGTACAAATGGCTCAGCATAACAAATTTACTTCTGTAATGTCTCACAGATCAGGAGAAACAGAAGATTCTACAATCGCTGATTTAGCAGTAGCAATGAACTGCGGACAGATCAAAACAGGTTCAGCTTCAAGATCAGACAGAATGGCTAAATACAACCAGCTGTTAAGAATTGAAGAAGCACTAGGTGAAACTGCTATTTTCCCAGGATTAGAAGCATTTAAAATCAAAAGATAA
- a CDS encoding helix-turn-helix domain-containing protein, translating into MTFGQQLLFFFSAVGAFNGLLLGIYLLFVKKLKYVADFFLGLILLTLSIRVGISVCMYFYPDLPRIIPHLGLSLLFFTGPALYYYIKASFLEEQFVLKNCRKSFGILTLILGVVGLLYLFFPITWDSYFGSFIYSVWTVFVLLSVYEYYILSQKYSKKPNQFILPVLVSNVIIFLTYQLIATGWIQIYCAGGSLVFSFVLYANFLILFNKKDQSTEAKELNRYSNKKISTEQAESFVSKLERLMDSEELYKNPNLKLNDLAMKMHISSHQLSQLLNDNLEKSFSTYINEYRINEACDIIENGSFLKIEEIGYEVGFNSKSTFFSTFKKIKNTTPLLYRQSQMPSVRELQGSNL; encoded by the coding sequence ATGACTTTCGGACAACAGCTGTTATTCTTTTTTAGTGCAGTCGGAGCCTTTAATGGGCTTTTGCTTGGGATTTATCTGCTGTTTGTTAAAAAGCTTAAGTATGTTGCTGATTTCTTTTTGGGACTAATTTTGTTAACATTAAGCATTAGGGTTGGAATATCGGTATGCATGTATTTTTATCCGGACTTACCTAGAATAATTCCTCATCTTGGGCTTTCGTTACTGTTTTTTACAGGTCCTGCATTGTACTATTATATAAAAGCATCTTTTCTGGAAGAACAGTTTGTTCTAAAAAACTGCAGGAAATCCTTTGGTATTTTAACATTGATTTTAGGCGTCGTTGGACTTTTATATTTGTTTTTTCCTATCACTTGGGACAGCTATTTTGGATCTTTTATTTATTCTGTTTGGACAGTTTTTGTCCTTCTTTCTGTATATGAGTATTATATCTTGTCACAAAAGTACTCAAAGAAACCTAATCAATTTATCCTCCCAGTCTTAGTCAGTAACGTTATTATATTTTTAACGTATCAATTAATTGCTACGGGATGGATTCAAATTTATTGTGCAGGCGGAAGCCTTGTATTTTCATTTGTTTTGTATGCTAATTTTCTGATTTTATTTAATAAAAAAGATCAGTCAACAGAGGCAAAGGAATTAAACAGATATTCCAATAAAAAGATATCAACTGAACAGGCTGAGAGTTTTGTTTCAAAACTGGAAAGATTAATGGATTCTGAAGAACTTTATAAAAATCCAAATCTCAAATTAAACGATCTGGCAATGAAAATGCACATTTCATCTCACCAGCTTTCACAGTTATTGAATGATAATCTTGAAAAAAGTTTTTCTACCTATATCAATGAATACAGAATTAATGAAGCTTGTGATATCATTGAGAATGGTTCTTTTTTGAAAATTGAAGAGATCGGATATGAAGTAGGGTTTAATTCTAAATCAACATTTTTTTCTACATTCAAGAAAATAAAAAATACAACTCCACTTTTGTACAGACAGTCCCAAATGCCTTCTGTAAGAGAGCTTCAAGGTTCAAATTTATAA